In Kamptonema formosum PCC 6407, the genomic stretch GAAAAAGAGTTTGTTGAACCGGAGTTTAAGCAATTGGAGTTATTTAATACGGAGGAAAAAGCACAATTTGAGCGAAATGTCAATAGTTTAAAGTTGAGGATTGAGCAAATTCCTCGCGAGATTGAACAGGAAACGGATCTGATTAGGGCGAGATTTGCTAATCCAACGCCGCGATTGTTTCCTTTGGCGGTGACATATTTAGTTCCGCAGAAACTTGTGAGGTAAATTAATATCAATAAAGGCACTGAAGTGCCTACTACAAACAAGTTCGTAGTAAGCACTTTAGTGCAAATGGAGATAAAACAAATGGCGTACAGCGATTTTAAGTTAAATGAAGTAAGTCAACGGTTTGGATTGACGGTGAATGAAGCGTCGGGAATGTTTGCGGATGTACCGGAAGCAGAATGTAGCGATTTACTGGTGACAATTCTAGGTGAAAATGTTGATTTGGCGGTGGCGATTAATACGGAAAAAGCCCGTTCAGAAATGATTATTACTCCAGTTTTGTTAGAGATAAGGCGCAAATTTAAGGGTCAAATTAGCTTATTTTCGGGGGTGGACTTTACGGTTGATGTCCAACAAGGTTTAAATGGGTTTTGTGATTTTATCATTAGTTCATCGAAAGAACAGTTATTTGTTCGCGCCCCGGTAATTACGCTGGTGGAGACGAAGAATGAAAACTTAAAATCGGGGTTGGCGCAGTGTATTGCGGAAATGGTAGCAGCACAGTTATTTAACGAACTACAAGGAAATCAAATTAAAAGTATTTATGGAGTCATCACCATCGGCACGATTTGGCAATTTTTAAAGTTACAGGATAAAGTAATTTCGATCGATTTAAGCGAATATTATATTAAGGATATCAAGAAAATTTTAGGTATCTTAGTCAGCGCCATTCAACAGCAATAAAAACCCCACTCCCGACTCCCCACTCCCGACTCCCGACTCCCGGTAGTCCTGCATAAGTAATGATGAAACTCCATATAACCCTATCTGTGTAGGGATTGAGGGAGCAAAAATCCTAACTCTTGCACCACTCCCTACTCCCCACTCCCCACTCCCCATTACCCATCATGTCTACCGCACGTCACCACGCCGAATGGTTATCTCTGGTTGAAGCTTCCGGGCCTTTTTTAAGTTTACCCGTATTGCTGAAAGTGTTTCCCAGTGGGTTAGATGCCCATGACTCGGAACATTTTAAGCTGTTACGGTTAGCCTATGAAGAATGGCAGGATAATCAACTGGGGGCGCGTCCTGAAAAAGCGATTCATCGCGCTTGGGTGGAATTTGTTTTGCGGCAGACTTTGGAATTGCCGGAAGAGGTATTGTTAGAAGGGCAGCGCATTCCGCCTGGGTTGCAAACCACTGTTGCAGAACAGGGCGAAACTCTCCGGCCAGATTGGGTAATTGTTAATCCTCAAGAAACACCCAATACAGGGACACCCCGGCTATTAGTTCAGATTGTACCTGCCGAACAGGATTTGGAGAAACCTTTGGCAGGACAACGCTGGAAAGCGAGTCCGGCGACTCGGATGATGGAATTATTGCACGCTGCTAATGTGCGGTTGGGATTGGTGACAAATGGCGAACATTGGATGTTAGTTAATGCGCCTAGAGGGGAAACGACGGGTTTTATTTCTTGGTACGGGACGCTGTGGTTGGAAGAACATTTGACGCTGCGGGCGTTTCGCAGTTTGTTGGGGGTGAGGCGGTTTTTTGGGGTGGATGACTCGGAGACGCTGGAAACCTTGCTAACTCAAAGTGTCACAGACCAGCAGGAGGTTACAGACCAACTGGGGTATCAGGTGCGTCAGGCGGTGGAGGTGCTGGTACAGGCGTTAGACCGCATCGACCAGGATAGAAATCGCAGTCTTTTACAAAATATCTCGGAAACTCAGCTTTATGAAGCGGCGCTGACGGTGATGATGCGTTTGGTGTTTCTGTTTTCAGCCGAGGAACGGAAGTTGATTCCTTCGGCGGGGGGAGAAGCGCTTTATAACGAATATTATGCCGTTTCTACGATCGCGGCCAAGTTACGCAGCGATGCGGATAAGTTTGGCGAGGAAGTGTTGGAACGCCGCAGCGATGCCTGGTGTCGCTTGTTGGCGACGTTTCGCGCTGTGCATGGGGGAATTCGCCACGATTTGCTGGATGTTCCTGCTTATGGGGGGAGTTTGTTTGACCCGGACAGATTCCCGTTTTTGGAGGGGCGAGTGCGGGGAACTCGCTGGCAGGAGATTTCTGCTGAACCTATCCCGGTGAACAATCGGATTGTGTTGCATTTGTTGGAAGCGTTGCAAATTTTGCAAATCAGAGTGGGTGGGACGCTGGAACCGCGCCGACTTTCGTTTCGGGCGCTGGATATTGAGCAAATCGGTCATGTCTATGAAGGCTTGCTCGACCATACCGCAGTCAGGGCAACGTCTCCGGTTTTAGGATTGATTGGGACGCGGGAACGGGAACCAGAGGTGGCGCTTTTGGAGTTGGAGCGGCTGCAAGCCAAGGGGGAGGAGGATTTGGTCAAATTTGTCAAAGAGCAGTCGAATAAGTCCCCTGCTGCCCTGCGTAAGGCTCTCTCAGTGGGGATTTTGCCAAGGGTGCAGGAGCGGTTGCGGGCGGCTTGCAATAATGATGGGGAATTGTATCAGCGCGTTTTGCCGTTTGCCGGATTGATTCGCCTGGACACGCTGGAGTACCCAATGGTGATTCCAGAGGGCAGTGTCTACGTCACCCAAGGTTCAAATCGTCGGGAAACGGGGACGCATTATACACCGCGCAGTTTAACTGAGCCGATCGTGCAATATACCCTGGAACCGTTGGTTTATGAAGGGGTGGCTGAGGGAAAGCCGAAGGAACAGTGGCGGCTCAAGTCAGCGAAGGAGTTACTGCAACTCAAAGTCTGCGATATGGCGATGGGGAGTGGGGCGTTTTTGGTGCAGACTTGTCGCTATTTGGCGGAACGTTTGGTGGAGGCGTGGGAAGGGTTGGAACGGGAAAATCCGGGTCAGGTAGTGATTGCGCCGGAGGGGACTTTATCTAAGTTTCGTCCTGATGAGTGTCCGATTCCGAAAGATAGTGACGAACGGTTGGCGGTGGCGCGGCGGATTGTGGCGGAACGCTGTCTCTACGGGGTGGATAAAAATCCACTAGCGGTGGAGATGGCGAAGTTATCGCTGTGGCTGATTACGTTAGCGAAAGGGCGTCCGTTTACGTTTTTAGATCATGCCTTCAAGTGGGGGGATTCGCTGGTTGGGGTGAATTTGGAACAGTTGCGCTACTGGAATTTGGACACGACTGGTACGCCTGCTTTGTTTGCCGATAAGATTCGCCGGGAGGTTGAACAGGTAATTGAGTTGCGGCGGCAAATTGCAGCGAAACCTGGGATGACGGCGCAAGACCAAACGGAGAAGGCTTATTTGTTGGCGAAAGCAAATGCGATCGCCAATGATTTGCGCGATGGCTGCGATTTGCTGGTTGCTAGTTATTTTAATGACTTGTCTGAGACGGAGCGAGAAGGGTTAAGGCAAACGCTGTTAACGGTGTTTCGGGATGGTGCAAGTGTTTCCGAACGGATGCGTCAGGTGCTGCCTGATTTGGAGAAGTTGCGTCCGTTTCACTGGCATCTGGAGTTTCCAGAGGTGTTTTTGGATGATTCAGCACCCAAGGGGTTTGCGGCTTTAGTGGGGAATCCTCCGTTTCAGGGAGGGAAAAAGATTACGGGTGTACTCGGCACGGATTATCGAGATTTTCTGGTAGAAAGAATTGCCAATGGAAAGAGAGGAAATGCTGATTTATGTGCTTACTTCTTCTTAAAGGCGCAACAGTTACTTAGTTTTAATGGAGGGTTTGGTTTAGTTGCAACAAATACGATTGCTCAAGGGGATACCCGTGAAGTAGGTTTAGACCAATTAGTTGCTAATGGTTGTGTAATCATCCGTACTGTTCCTAGTCGGAAATGGGAAGGAACTGCTAGTTTAGAAGTCGCTTATGTCTGGTTACGAAAAGGTAATTGGCAGGGGAAGTTTATTTTAGATGAAAAGCCTGTTGATGGAATTACAGCTCTTTTGACAACTCTGGGTAAAGCTGTAGGTAATCCTCATCGGTTAGTAGCTAATCAGGATAAATCTTTTATTGGTTCGTTAGTGCTGGGTATGGGTTTTGTCTTGACTCTAGAAGAAGCCCAAGCATTAATTGAAAAAGACCCTTGTAACAAAAATGTTTTATTTCCTTATTTGAATGGTGAGGATTTGAATTCTCGCCCAAATCAATCTCCTAGTCGTTGGGTGATTAATTTTAAGGATTGGCCGTTGGATGCTGAACATGACGATCCGAAAAAGCCAAAGGGCAAACCTTATGCGGTTGATTATCCTGATTGTTTGGCAATTTTAGAAGAGAAGGTTAAGCCTGAGAGAGAGATGAAAGCTGCTGATGTCGCCGCCGCCGCATGGTGGCAATTTTGGCGAATTCGTGCAGAACTCTATGATGCGATTTCAGATTTGGATCGGGTAATGGTAACTGCCCGTGTCAGCGCCCATCATTTTCTCGTACCTGTACGAAAAAATCAGGTATTTTCTGATCGCTTAGTTGTTATTGCATCACAAAGCTTTTCTGACTTTGCAATCCTTTCATCTTCGTTGCATGATTTATGGGCGCATAGACCAGGCACAACTACTCATGAAACTCGGAATACTTACTTCCCACAGGAATCTTTTGAAACCTTCCCTTTCCCCTCATCAACTTCAAACCTAGAAGGCATTGGCGAAAAATATTACACCCACCGCCAATCCATCATGCTTTATCGCCAAGAAGGATTAACCAAAACCTACAACCGCTTCCACAACCCCGACGAAACCGCCGCCGATATTCAACAACTGCAAGAATTGCACGTAGAAATGGATAACGCCGTCGCCGCCGCCTACGGTTGGCAAGACATAGACTTAGGGCATGACTTCCACGAAACCAAACAAGGATTGCGCTACACCATCAGCGAAACCGCACGGCGGGAAGTGCTAGATAGACTCTTGCTGCTGAATCACGAACGCTACGACGAAGAAAAAGCCCAAGGGTTGCACGATAAAGGGAAGAAAAAGGGGAAAAGTGGGGGGAAAACTGCTAAAAAACAGGTATCATCTGAGGGACAGTTAAGCTTATTTTGATTAGCAGATGAAACAAACGTTCGTAGTAGGGACTTCAGTCCTTATCGCACTAAAGTGCTTACTACAAACGTAAAATGTTCGTAGTAGGGACTTTAGTCCCTCTAGCACTAAAGTGCTTACTACGAAATTTATTCTACTTTTAGCCCACTGCATAATCACTCAATTCCCGCATGAAAGGAGGATAAAAACCTAACACAATATCTTGTTTTGGTACACCAAAATTGACTAAATCTGCTGCAATATCATGTTCTGTTGAATTGTAAAAAATCCAGATTTTCTCATTGCGAATATCAAGATGTATTATACAATCATGCACCCAGCGTTTATGCTGCCAACCCAGATGCACAATTTGATAGTGATTTCGCTGTGTATCAAAGATAGTTTCAACTTCAATATCACCATAAGCTGGCTTAATTTCTGCGTAACCCATCAATAATTGCTGTACAATTTGCTGATAGTTGGTTAATTGATCCGTTAGTTTTTCCATTGTGAAATTTGCTCCAGTTCAATGTCGTAAATAATCAATTTTACGGAATTTTCTTGCAGCATTGATGCTGGAAAATCAAGTTGAAAGAAGCTGTTATAGATTAAATCGGGTATGGCTAAATAGAGAATGCGATCGGGTTCTTCACGACGCAATGCAGCCCGATAGTTAATAAACTGCCCCAGTGCTGTATGAAACTCAGAAATTGCCGATGCACTAGCTAAAAAACTTTTGACTTCCACCGCAATTTTCTCATTTCCTCGCTCTGCTGCCAGTAATCGTTCTGCCCCCAAGTCAATTTCCATATCTACACCGCCCACTTTAATTTTAAGTGGATCGTGAGTAACATTCCACCCATCCTTAGTAAGAGCCGTCTTAACAACTTGATGAAAACGATCCTTAGCCACAATAGACGATTTAATATAAAGGTGCAATTTAAAACTATCACATTTAGTGAAAGATTGTGCGTTAAGCGTAGCCGTGACGCACCCTACGTATTTAAATGTGGTATTATGCTAAAAGGCTAAATTGCTAATTTATAAATATTACGAAATATTGCAATGTTATGAATATTATCCAACTCCCTGCTATACTACCTGGCAACTTAGACCTCGCAGCGATTAACGAACAGTTAAAAAATCGCGCCGCCCAACTAGATTGGAGTAGCGTCATTTCTGCCAACGAACAACATTTAGCAGTTTTATTAAAGGATCTTAGCTTAGATGATAGCGATGTCATCGACTTAGAAAATCCTACCATGTCCGATAACATTGCTCAAAAAGTTGTACATTATTTCAATACCCATCCAAATATTGAAGACAATACCCATCCAAATATTGAAGACAATACCCATCCAAATATTGAAAACAATTCTCCTTCTATTTTACCAACCATAAGTTATTATCAAATTCGGGCAAAATTAGAAAAAGCAATATTAAATGATTTACTCGGCCCAGCGGGAGGAGACTATGAAGAGATAGACGAAATGCGAGTTAGCGATCGCTACCTCGTCGGATTAATCGCACCTAGCGATCGGCATATTGTACCCGAAGAACTGGAAGAAACGCCCGAACAAATGGATGAATTAGCCATTTCCGGTAGCGGTACTTTAGAAGAAGGCACAACCGAAAGTAACATTCTCCCCGCCGAGAAAATGTTTCCCTCCGCAATTGGCATGACTTTTTGTGTTGATGGAAATGCCAAAATAATTAAAGTAAAAGCAGGGTGGGGACAATACGAAAGAGAGAAAAGCGAAAGCGCCCAAACTTCGACTGGCGAAGCAAAAACCTTGTGGCGACGCTACCCGATTCGAGGAACCTCACCGGATATTATCTTAAAAGTAGGTACGATTAATCCTTGGCAAATCGATCCAGAAAAAGCAGTATTTGTTCAAGGTCAAATTCGTCAACAGCATCAAGATTGGATCGTGACTCTCTTCTTAGTTAATGGACAAAAAGAACCGGAAATTAGACGCGATAGCGCTTGGTTATTTCAACCAGAACTAAGCGTTGAATCTGCCGACCCCAATTATCCCGATATTTTCATTAAACGGCGACTGAAACGCCAACTCGGTAAACTCAACCCCGTCTTATTTGCCGAAGAACAAGCAATGGCGATGCAGTACCGCGACTGCATAGAATTTGCCGTTGGACACGGGACAGGCGTACACGCAGAACTTTTAGGCGGAAAGTGCGATCGCGAAGCCAGCCAAAGGCATCGGGCTATCCGCCTTGCTACTAAAGTCGTCCCCGCCTACGAAGTTCCCCAAACTACGCCGCCAACTATTGAGGAAATACCGGGACTGGCGGGATTAATTTTAGATATGAAAGAACTAGCAGAAATTCCCGATTTATCAACTGCTTTAAGTTCTTTAACTATTGCTTATAGTGAATGGATTACCCAACAAAATGCGAAAATTGCCGACCCCGCCGCCGATTTAGGCGATTATCAGGATGCGGCAAAATCGGCATTGGCAAATTGTCAAATAACTTGCGATCGTATTCACGCAGGAATTGACTTATTACAAACAGATTCTAACGCCACTGAAGCCTTCCGATTTATGAATTTGGCAATGTGGCAACAGCGGATTCACTCAATTTATGCAGAAAATAAACGGCGCGGCGAAGCCAGCGAATGGGATAATATTGATATTCCCAAGAATCGCACCTGGAGACCGTTTCAGTTAGCTTTTATCCTGCTAAATCTTCCCAGTATCACCGAATTAGACCACCCAGATCGATGTCATCCCACAGATGCGATCGCAGATTTACTTTGGTTCCCCACTGGCGGCGGTAAAACCGAAGCCTATCTAGGATTAACAGCCTACACCATTGGACTGAGAAGATTGCAAGGAGATATTGCCGGACGTTCCGGCGCAGCAGGCGTTGCTGTCCTCATGCGCTACACCCTCCGCCTCTTAACATTACAACAATTTCAACGCGCCACAACCTTAATTTGTGCCTGTGAAGAAATCCGCCGTCAAGATGAAAATAAATGGGGAAAAGAACCGTTTAGAATTGGGTTATGGGTAGGGATGAAAACCACACCAAACCGAACCGAACAAAGCAATGAATTTCTCAAACAAAAACTCGGACAATACCAACCCACTAGCAGCGGTTCCCCCCATCAATTAACTAACTGTCCTTGGTGTGGTTCTCAAATTGACCCCGGCAAACAACATATTAAAGTAGAATCCTTTGCCAAAGGACAAGGACGCACTTTAATTTACTGTGGTGATAGTTTAGGGAAATGTTTATTTACCCAAAAACAATCTCCCACCGAAGGTTTACCCATCGTAGTTGTAGATGAAGAAATCTATCGTCGTTTGCCAACATTAGTGATAGCAACTGTTGACAAATTTGCCCAAATGCCTTGGAATGGTGCTGTACAAATGCTATTCGGACAAGTAGACGGATATTGCACCCGTCACGGTTTTCGTTCTCCTGAAATCGAAGATACAAACTCTCACCCCAGTAAATACGGACTCCCCACTGCTAAAACAATTCCTAGCAATCCCTTGCGCCCGCCAGATTTAATTATTCAAGATGAATTACACTTAATTAGTGGCCCTTTGGGAACCCTAGTCGGACTCTATGAAACCGCCGTAGATCGACTTGCATCCTGGGAAGTTAACGGTAAAATAGTTCGCCCAAAAGTAATCGCTTCCACTGCGACAATTAGACAGGCGCGTGACCAAGTACATAACCTATTTTTGCGCCAAGTGCAAGTTTTTCCCCCCCAAGGTTTAGATATTCAAGATAACTTCTTTTCCTGTCAGCGTCCGCCTTCAGAGGATTATCCAGGTCGGCGCTATTTGGGGATTTGTGCCACAGGAAGGCGATTAAAAGCAGCATTAATTCGCGTTTATACGGCAGTATTGGCAGCCTCTCAATATTTGTTTGAAAAATATGGCGATTCTGTTGACCCTTGGATGACCTTAGTGGGTTATTTTAACTCCATGCGGGAATTAGGAGGAACCAGGCGTTTAGTGGATGATGACATTCAATCTCGCTTAGGAAAAACCGACCGCCGAGGGTTAGCAAAACGTCTGAGGCTGGAAGTAGAAGAATTGACCTCGCGCAAAAATTCTACCGATATTCCCATTGTATTAAATTGGTTAGAAACTCCTTTTTCTTCAGAGAAGTCCAATAAAAGTAACAAGCGCAAACCCTTAGATGTTTTACTAGCTACTAATATGATTTCTGTGGGCGTAGACGTAAAACGTTTAGGCGTAATGGTAGTGACAGGTCAACCCAAAAACACTGCTGAATACATTCAAGCGACCTCGCGGGTAGGGCGAAGTTTCCCCGGTTTAGTATTTACTGTTTATAACTGGGCGCGACCGAGAGATTTATCCCATTACGAGCAATTTGAACATTATCATGCTACCTTCTATCAGCACGTTGAAGCCCTCTCAATTACTCCTTTTGCCCCCCGCGCCCTTGACCGAGGATTAGCTGCTTTATTCGTTTCCTTAGTGCGTTTGGCAGGTAGCGAATTAAACGCGAATGATAAAGCTGGTAGGATTTCTCGCCATCATCCTTATGTGGAAGCTGCTATGAATGCGATTTGCGATCGCGCTTTGGCATTAGGCGATACTAAAACCCGCGATTTAGTAAAACAGGAATTAGAAACTAAATTAGACTATTGGTTAGCAGAAGCAGCGAATACGACGGGAGGAAAAGTATTAGGATATCAGACCAAAAAAGATGGGGTGACAATGGGATTATTAGAACAACCAGGACAAAGCAATTGGCAATCATTTACTTGTTTAAATTCCTTGCGAAATGTTGAACCGAATATTGGATTAATTTTAGACGATCGCATCCCCGATGATGACGATCGCCCCACCCAATCAATGAGTGAAACTACCCCAATAGATTTAGACTTGTAGGGGCAATCCCCCACGATTGACTTGTCAGATGGGCGGACGCGCCACCGACACCACCGCTAGATATTTGCACAAATCATTTAGGTTCGCCATATATTAGTTAATACAATGACCACCAATCAATTCCCTTCTAAAAACAAAGTTGGTGAACTCCGACCCAGCCAAATTTTATTCTCTTCAGGCATTGGTTCTATTGTAGATTTACCCAACTTATCAACTATGGTAATGGGATTAGATGATTGGGAACTCACTCACGCCTCAGAATTAGGAGAAGCCCGGTTACTAGCAGCAGTGCAAAAAGAAATCGGTAATCAAGTCAAAAAATTGCTAACGCCGCCTATATCGGAATCAAACAATACCATCCCTAACTTATTTGATGAAAGCGCCAAAGTAGGAATTCCCGTCTCACCTTTCCCCACCTGGGTAGTTTGTCCCCAATGTCGATTACTCGCCCCTTTAAAATCGGGACTATTTGAGTTAAAACGCGATCGCCATCGACCCGACCAAAATCGCTATATTCATAGTAATTGTCGCACATTTTCTCCAACAGTTATCCCTGCCAGATTTTTAGTAGCTTGTCAACACGGACACTTAGATGATTTTCCCTGGCACTACTTCGTTCATAGAGGTAGTAGTAATTGCAAAGGTTCTCTGCGTCTCTATGAATATGGCATTTCTGGTTCTGCTACTGATATTGAAGTAAAATGCGATAGTTGCGGTAAATCTCGCCGACTGTCCGATGCCTTTGGCGAACTTGGTAAAATGAATATGCCTCAATGTCGCGGTCGCCATCCCCATTTACGCAACTTTGCAGAAGATGGATGTACCAAACAAATGAAAAGTATCTTACTCGGTGCATCCAATAGCTGGTTTCCTATCACCCTTTCCGTACTCTCAATTCCCACTACTATTAATCAACTGGGGCAACTGATTGATAAACATTGGTCGGTGTTAGAAAAAGCTATTACAATTGACATTTTAGCTGCTTTCCGCCAAATCGGTCAACTCAAAGAATTTGCTAAATATTCAGATGCCGAAATCTGGAAAGAAATTTTACAAAAACGTCAAGAAACAGGTGAAACCGAATGCCTTGACGTGAAAGATATCAAAACCCCAGAATGGCAAGTTTTTTCTAATGCCGATACCAGTTTGAATAGCGCTGACTTTTGGTTAACACCCGTCACCGCCCCTGATGGTTACGAAGCTTATTTTGAAAAAGTTGTCTTAGTAGAACGCTTGCGAGAAGTTCGTGCTTTAGTTGGTTTTACACGCATCGAATCTCCTGGTGATTATGCTGAAACAGGAGAATTACCCGAAGAATACTGGGCTCCTTTGAGTCGTTCTGAACCTACATGGGTTCCAGCTTCAGAAGTGCGCGGCGAAGGTATTTTTATGCAGTTTCAAGAAGAAAAACTACAAAACTGGTTATCCAGTACACCTGGATTAAAAACTTACGAACAACAAAGCTTAGAAGCCCATCGTCGTTGGCGCAGGGCGCGTTCCTTAGATCCTGATACTAATTTCCCCGGTATTCGTTATATTTTACTTCATTCCTTCGCTCATGCTTTGATGCGACAATTAGTAATAGAATGTGGTTACAATGCTGCTAGTTTGCGGGAACGCATTTACTCAAAAGATCCGAAGGAAGATAATGGCCCAATGGCTGGTATCTTGATTTATACAGCCGCACCCGATAGCGAAGGTACACTAGGGGGATTAGTCAGTTTAGGGGAACCAGGTACTTTTGGCCGTCATATCGACCAAGCTTTAGAACA encodes the following:
- the drmA gene encoding DISARM system helicase DrmA codes for the protein MNIIQLPAILPGNLDLAAINEQLKNRAAQLDWSSVISANEQHLAVLLKDLSLDDSDVIDLENPTMSDNIAQKVVHYFNTHPNIEDNTHPNIEDNTHPNIENNSPSILPTISYYQIRAKLEKAILNDLLGPAGGDYEEIDEMRVSDRYLVGLIAPSDRHIVPEELEETPEQMDELAISGSGTLEEGTTESNILPAEKMFPSAIGMTFCVDGNAKIIKVKAGWGQYEREKSESAQTSTGEAKTLWRRYPIRGTSPDIILKVGTINPWQIDPEKAVFVQGQIRQQHQDWIVTLFLVNGQKEPEIRRDSAWLFQPELSVESADPNYPDIFIKRRLKRQLGKLNPVLFAEEQAMAMQYRDCIEFAVGHGTGVHAELLGGKCDREASQRHRAIRLATKVVPAYEVPQTTPPTIEEIPGLAGLILDMKELAEIPDLSTALSSLTIAYSEWITQQNAKIADPAADLGDYQDAAKSALANCQITCDRIHAGIDLLQTDSNATEAFRFMNLAMWQQRIHSIYAENKRRGEASEWDNIDIPKNRTWRPFQLAFILLNLPSITELDHPDRCHPTDAIADLLWFPTGGGKTEAYLGLTAYTIGLRRLQGDIAGRSGAAGVAVLMRYTLRLLTLQQFQRATTLICACEEIRRQDENKWGKEPFRIGLWVGMKTTPNRTEQSNEFLKQKLGQYQPTSSGSPHQLTNCPWCGSQIDPGKQHIKVESFAKGQGRTLIYCGDSLGKCLFTQKQSPTEGLPIVVVDEEIYRRLPTLVIATVDKFAQMPWNGAVQMLFGQVDGYCTRHGFRSPEIEDTNSHPSKYGLPTAKTIPSNPLRPPDLIIQDELHLISGPLGTLVGLYETAVDRLASWEVNGKIVRPKVIASTATIRQARDQVHNLFLRQVQVFPPQGLDIQDNFFSCQRPPSEDYPGRRYLGICATGRRLKAALIRVYTAVLAASQYLFEKYGDSVDPWMTLVGYFNSMRELGGTRRLVDDDIQSRLGKTDRRGLAKRLRLEVEELTSRKNSTDIPIVLNWLETPFSSEKSNKSNKRKPLDVLLATNMISVGVDVKRLGVMVVTGQPKNTAEYIQATSRVGRSFPGLVFTVYNWARPRDLSHYEQFEHYHATFYQHVEALSITPFAPRALDRGLAALFVSLVRLAGSELNANDKAGRISRHHPYVEAAMNAICDRALALGDTKTRDLVKQELETKLDYWLAEAANTTGGKVLGYQTKKDGVTMGLLEQPGQSNWQSFTCLNSLRNVEPNIGLILDDRIPDDDDRPTQSMSETTPIDLDL
- the drmB gene encoding DUF1998 domain-containing protein translates to MTTNQFPSKNKVGELRPSQILFSSGIGSIVDLPNLSTMVMGLDDWELTHASELGEARLLAAVQKEIGNQVKKLLTPPISESNNTIPNLFDESAKVGIPVSPFPTWVVCPQCRLLAPLKSGLFELKRDRHRPDQNRYIHSNCRTFSPTVIPARFLVACQHGHLDDFPWHYFVHRGSSNCKGSLRLYEYGISGSATDIEVKCDSCGKSRRLSDAFGELGKMNMPQCRGRHPHLRNFAEDGCTKQMKSILLGASNSWFPITLSVLSIPTTINQLGQLIDKHWSVLEKAITIDILAAFRQIGQLKEFAKYSDAEIWKEILQKRQETGETECLDVKDIKTPEWQVFSNADTSLNSADFWLTPVTAPDGYEAYFEKVVLVERLREVRALVGFTRIESPGDYAETGELPEEYWAPLSRSEPTWVPASEVRGEGIFMQFQEEKLQNWLSSTPGLKTYEQQSLEAHRRWRRARSLDPDTNFPGIRYILLHSFAHALMRQLVIECGYNAASLRERIYSKDPKEDNGPMAGILIYTAAPDSEGTLGGLVSLGEPGTFGRHIDQALEQIGLCASDPLCAEHSPLQNTTSLHWAACHACLFSPETSCERGNKYLDRTLLIPTMNADLSELAFFE
- a CDS encoding element excision factor XisH family protein, whose translation is MAKDRFHQVVKTALTKDGWNVTHDPLKIKVGGVDMEIDLGAERLLAAERGNEKIAVEVKSFLASASAISEFHTALGQFINYRAALRREEPDRILYLAIPDLIYNSFFQLDFPASMLQENSVKLIIYDIELEQISQWKN
- a CDS encoding Eco57I restriction-modification methylase domain-containing protein; translated protein: MSTARHHAEWLSLVEASGPFLSLPVLLKVFPSGLDAHDSEHFKLLRLAYEEWQDNQLGARPEKAIHRAWVEFVLRQTLELPEEVLLEGQRIPPGLQTTVAEQGETLRPDWVIVNPQETPNTGTPRLLVQIVPAEQDLEKPLAGQRWKASPATRMMELLHAANVRLGLVTNGEHWMLVNAPRGETTGFISWYGTLWLEEHLTLRAFRSLLGVRRFFGVDDSETLETLLTQSVTDQQEVTDQLGYQVRQAVEVLVQALDRIDQDRNRSLLQNISETQLYEAALTVMMRLVFLFSAEERKLIPSAGGEALYNEYYAVSTIAAKLRSDADKFGEEVLERRSDAWCRLLATFRAVHGGIRHDLLDVPAYGGSLFDPDRFPFLEGRVRGTRWQEISAEPIPVNNRIVLHLLEALQILQIRVGGTLEPRRLSFRALDIEQIGHVYEGLLDHTAVRATSPVLGLIGTREREPEVALLELERLQAKGEEDLVKFVKEQSNKSPAALRKALSVGILPRVQERLRAACNNDGELYQRVLPFAGLIRLDTLEYPMVIPEGSVYVTQGSNRRETGTHYTPRSLTEPIVQYTLEPLVYEGVAEGKPKEQWRLKSAKELLQLKVCDMAMGSGAFLVQTCRYLAERLVEAWEGLERENPGQVVIAPEGTLSKFRPDECPIPKDSDERLAVARRIVAERCLYGVDKNPLAVEMAKLSLWLITLAKGRPFTFLDHAFKWGDSLVGVNLEQLRYWNLDTTGTPALFADKIRREVEQVIELRRQIAAKPGMTAQDQTEKAYLLAKANAIANDLRDGCDLLVASYFNDLSETEREGLRQTLLTVFRDGASVSERMRQVLPDLEKLRPFHWHLEFPEVFLDDSAPKGFAALVGNPPFQGGKKITGVLGTDYRDFLVERIANGKRGNADLCAYFFLKAQQLLSFNGGFGLVATNTIAQGDTREVGLDQLVANGCVIIRTVPSRKWEGTASLEVAYVWLRKGNWQGKFILDEKPVDGITALLTTLGKAVGNPHRLVANQDKSFIGSLVLGMGFVLTLEEAQALIEKDPCNKNVLFPYLNGEDLNSRPNQSPSRWVINFKDWPLDAEHDDPKKPKGKPYAVDYPDCLAILEEKVKPEREMKAADVAAAAWWQFWRIRAELYDAISDLDRVMVTARVSAHHFLVPVRKNQVFSDRLVVIASQSFSDFAILSSSLHDLWAHRPGTTTHETRNTYFPQESFETFPFPSSTSNLEGIGEKYYTHRQSIMLYRQEGLTKTYNRFHNPDETAADIQQLQELHVEMDNAVAAAYGWQDIDLGHDFHETKQGLRYTISETARREVLDRLLLLNHERYDEEKAQGLHDKGKKKGKSGGKTAKKQVSSEGQLSLF
- a CDS encoding XisI protein; translation: MEKLTDQLTNYQQIVQQLLMGYAEIKPAYGDIEVETIFDTQRNHYQIVHLGWQHKRWVHDCIIHLDIRNEKIWIFYNSTEHDIAADLVNFGVPKQDIVLGFYPPFMRELSDYAVG